One Streptomyces sp. RPA4-2 genomic window carries:
- a CDS encoding inorganic phosphate transporter, whose amino-acid sequence MEHITLLLGIVIVTALVFDFTNGFHDTANAMATTISTGALKPKTAVAMSAVLNLVGAFLSVEVAKTISGGLINEEGIRTEVIFAALVGAILWNLLTWLLGLPSSSSHALFGGLIGAAVMSAGWSSVNGSTVVTKVLLPAVAAPIVAGLAAMLATRLTYRISNRADQKATAKGYRAGQIASAGLVSLAHGTNDAQKTMGIITLALVTGGVIAPGSNPPTWVIVSAGTAIALGTYLGGWRIIRTMGKGLTDLAPQQGFAAQTSAATAILASSHIGFSLSTTQVCSGAVMGSGLGRKGGVVRWSTATRMFVAWGLTLPAAGLAGAAAEFLTKQGTWGIVLTGALLVAGAGTIWTLSRRQPVTIDNVNDAAAEPAGIVTTAMAAVTPPPAGPVTGDLSGDLKTTIPSPDAEPTRPATV is encoded by the coding sequence ATGGAACACATCACGCTCCTCCTCGGAATCGTGATCGTCACCGCTCTCGTGTTCGATTTCACGAACGGTTTCCACGACACTGCCAACGCGATGGCGACGACCATCTCGACCGGCGCTCTGAAGCCCAAGACGGCGGTGGCCATGTCCGCCGTGCTGAATCTCGTCGGTGCGTTCCTCTCCGTGGAGGTCGCCAAGACGATCTCCGGCGGACTCATCAACGAAGAGGGCATACGTACCGAAGTGATCTTCGCGGCGCTCGTCGGCGCCATCCTCTGGAATCTGCTGACCTGGCTCCTGGGTCTGCCCTCCAGTTCCTCCCACGCACTGTTCGGCGGTCTGATCGGCGCCGCGGTCATGTCGGCCGGCTGGTCGTCGGTGAACGGCTCGACCGTCGTCACCAAGGTGCTGCTCCCCGCGGTCGCCGCGCCCATCGTGGCCGGACTCGCCGCGATGCTGGCCACCCGGCTGACGTACCGGATCAGCAACCGCGCCGACCAGAAGGCGACCGCCAAGGGCTACCGCGCCGGCCAGATCGCCTCGGCCGGTCTGGTCTCGCTGGCGCACGGCACGAACGACGCGCAGAAGACGATGGGCATCATCACCCTCGCCCTGGTCACCGGCGGTGTGATCGCCCCCGGCTCGAACCCTCCCACCTGGGTCATCGTCTCGGCCGGTACCGCCATAGCGCTCGGCACCTACCTGGGCGGCTGGCGCATCATCCGCACGATGGGCAAGGGTCTGACCGACCTCGCGCCGCAGCAGGGCTTCGCCGCCCAGACCAGCGCCGCGACGGCCATCCTGGCCTCCTCGCACATCGGCTTCTCCCTCTCCACCACCCAGGTCTGCTCCGGTGCCGTGATGGGCTCGGGCCTCGGCCGCAAGGGCGGTGTCGTCCGCTGGTCCACCGCGACCCGGATGTTCGTCGCCTGGGGCCTGACCCTGCCGGCCGCCGGACTGGCCGGTGCCGCCGCCGAGTTCCTGACGAAGCAGGGCACCTGGGGCATCGTCCTCACCGGCGCGCTGCTGGTCGCCGGCGCCGGCACCATCTGGACGCTGTCCCGCCGCCAGCCGGTCACCATCGACAACGTCAACGACGCCGCCGCCGAGCCGGCCGGCATCGTCACCACCGCGATGGCCGCGGTCACCCCGCCGCCCGCGGGCCCCGTCACCGGAGACCTGTCCGGCGATCTGAAGACCACCATCCCGTCCCCGGACGCGGAGCCCACCCGCCCGGCCACGGTGTAA
- a CDS encoding cobalamin biosynthesis protein — MRADRVFAYGAATGLLGDLLLGDPRRGHPVAAFGRTAGAVERMLWRDHRGWGALHTTVCVGGAGALAALANRGVRRSRAASIALTAAATWAVVGGTSLGREARAIGAALGAGDVEAARARLPHLCGRDPLALDRDGIARAVVESVAENTSDAVVGALVWGAVGGVPGLVAFRAVNTLDAMVGHRSARYRRYGWASARLDDVAGWPGARLTAALATVAGDDPRGAVRAWRTDARRHPSPNAGPVEASFAGSLGVRLGGTLSYAGRVEHRPVLNVGGRAVRVGDIERAVRLSRRVSWLALGVSAAGRLLAGRLLAGGPLPKGRTT; from the coding sequence GTGCGTGCCGATCGCGTCTTCGCGTACGGCGCCGCCACCGGCCTCCTCGGCGACCTGCTGCTCGGCGATCCCCGCCGGGGCCATCCGGTCGCCGCGTTCGGGCGGACCGCGGGAGCCGTGGAGCGGATGCTGTGGCGCGACCACCGCGGCTGGGGAGCGCTGCACACCACCGTCTGTGTCGGCGGCGCCGGTGCGCTCGCCGCGCTCGCGAACCGTGGCGTACGCCGTTCCCGTGCCGCCTCCATCGCCCTGACCGCCGCGGCCACTTGGGCCGTCGTCGGGGGCACCTCCCTCGGGCGCGAGGCGCGGGCGATCGGTGCCGCGCTCGGCGCCGGTGACGTCGAGGCCGCCCGCGCGCGGCTGCCGCACCTGTGCGGGCGCGACCCTCTGGCACTGGACCGCGACGGCATCGCGCGCGCCGTCGTCGAGTCCGTCGCCGAGAACACCTCCGACGCCGTGGTGGGCGCCCTGGTGTGGGGAGCCGTCGGCGGTGTGCCCGGACTGGTCGCGTTCCGCGCCGTGAACACGCTCGACGCCATGGTCGGGCACAGATCCGCCAGGTACCGGCGCTACGGCTGGGCCTCCGCGCGCCTCGACGACGTCGCGGGCTGGCCGGGAGCACGGCTGACCGCGGCGCTCGCCACCGTCGCCGGCGACGACCCGCGCGGGGCGGTGCGCGCCTGGCGTACCGACGCCCGCCGGCATCCGAGCCCCAACGCCGGGCCCGTGGAAGCCTCGTTCGCCGGATCACTCGGGGTACGGCTCGGCGGGACCCTCTCCTACGCCGGCCGGGTCGAGCACCGGCCCGTCCTCAACGTCGGCGGGCGTGCCGTGCGCGTCGGCGACATCGAACGGGCCGTGAGGCTGTCGCGGCGCGTCAGTTGGCTCGCCCTCGGCGTGAGTGCCGCGGGACGGCTGCTGGCCGGGCGGCTGCTCGCGGGCGGACCTCTCCCGAAGGGGCGTACGACATGA
- a CDS encoding cobyric acid synthase, with protein sequence MNGGLLVAGTTSDAGKSVVTAGICRWLVRQGVKVAPFKAQNMSLNSFVTREGAEIGRAQAMQAQAARVEPTALMNPVLLKPGSDRSSQVVLMGRPVGEMTARGYHGGRQRQLLGTVLDCLAELRGTYDAVICEGAGSPAEINLRRTDIVNMGIARNARLPVLVVGDIDRGGVFASFFGTVALLSREDQEFVAGFLVNKFRGDVSLLEPGLDMLKDLTGRRTYGVLPFRHGLGIDEEDGLRVSLRGAVRESAVAEPVGEDVLRVAVCAVPLMSNFTDVDALAAEPGVVVRFVDRAAELADADLVVVPGTRGTVKALTWLRERGLADALARRAAEGRPVLGICGGFQLLGDHIEDEVESRAGHVDGLGLLPVRVRFAREKTLTRPAGEALGEHVEGYEIHHGVAEVTGGEPFLDGCRVGAVWGTHWHGSLESDGFRRAFLREVAAAAGRRFVPAADTSFGALREEQLDRLGDLIEEHADTDALWRLIESGAPQGLPFIPPGAPA encoded by the coding sequence ATGAACGGCGGTCTCCTCGTCGCCGGAACCACCTCCGACGCCGGCAAGAGCGTCGTGACCGCCGGGATCTGCCGGTGGCTGGTGCGCCAGGGCGTCAAGGTCGCGCCCTTCAAGGCGCAGAACATGTCCCTGAACTCCTTCGTGACCCGCGAGGGCGCCGAGATCGGGCGCGCCCAGGCCATGCAGGCGCAGGCCGCCCGCGTGGAACCGACCGCGCTCATGAACCCCGTGCTGCTCAAGCCGGGCAGCGACCGGAGCAGTCAGGTCGTGCTCATGGGCAGGCCGGTGGGCGAGATGACCGCCCGCGGCTACCACGGCGGGCGGCAGCGACAGCTCCTGGGCACCGTGCTGGACTGCCTCGCCGAGTTGCGGGGCACGTATGACGCGGTGATCTGTGAGGGGGCCGGCAGTCCTGCCGAGATCAATCTGCGGCGGACCGACATCGTGAACATGGGGATCGCGCGCAACGCGCGGCTGCCCGTGCTCGTCGTCGGCGACATCGACCGCGGCGGCGTGTTCGCCTCGTTCTTCGGGACGGTCGCGCTGCTGTCCCGCGAGGACCAGGAGTTCGTCGCCGGGTTCCTGGTCAACAAGTTCCGCGGCGACGTGTCCCTGCTGGAGCCCGGACTCGACATGCTGAAGGACCTCACCGGACGCCGTACGTACGGGGTCCTGCCCTTCCGGCACGGCCTCGGGATCGACGAGGAGGACGGCCTGCGTGTGTCGCTGCGCGGTGCCGTGCGGGAGTCGGCGGTCGCCGAGCCCGTCGGCGAGGACGTCCTGCGCGTCGCGGTCTGCGCGGTCCCGCTGATGTCCAACTTCACGGACGTGGACGCGCTGGCCGCCGAACCCGGCGTCGTCGTGCGGTTCGTGGACCGGGCCGCGGAACTGGCCGACGCGGACCTGGTCGTCGTGCCGGGGACCCGGGGCACCGTGAAGGCGCTGACGTGGCTGCGCGAGCGGGGCCTCGCGGACGCGCTGGCCCGGCGGGCCGCCGAGGGCCGCCCGGTGCTGGGGATCTGCGGCGGCTTCCAGCTCCTCGGGGACCACATCGAGGACGAGGTCGAGTCGCGGGCCGGGCATGTCGACGGGCTCGGACTCCTCCCCGTCCGCGTGCGGTTCGCGCGCGAGAAGACCCTCACCCGGCCGGCCGGCGAGGCGCTCGGGGAACACGTCGAGGGGTACGAGATTCATCACGGCGTCGCCGAAGTGACCGGTGGCGAGCCCTTCTTGGACGGCTGCCGGGTGGGTGCCGTCTGGGGTACCCACTGGCACGGCTCGCTGGAGTCGGACGGCTTCCGGCGTGCCTTCCTGCGCGAGGTGGCGGCCGCCGCGGGCCGCCGCTTCGTACCGGCCGCCGACACGTCGTTCGGGGCGCTGCGCGAGGAGCAGCTGGACCGGCTCGGCGATCTGATCGAGGAACACGCGGACACGGACGCGCTGTGGCGGCTCATCGAGTCGGGCGCGCCGCAAGGACTGCCTTTCATTCCACCGGGAGCGCCCGCATGA
- the cobN gene encoding cobaltochelatase subunit CobN: MSTVLLLSTADTDLLAARASGAAYRIGNPTRVDVADELPALVEGADLAVVRLLGGKRAWEDGLAFLKASGVPTVLLGGETVPDAELMADSSVPAGVVAEALRYLVEGGPENLTELARFLSDTVLLTGEGFEEPRKMPEYGVHGERAFVEGRPTVGVLFYRAHQLAGNTAFVDTLCDAVEARGANALAVYCGSLRGADSGLYEILGRTDALVATVLAAGGTHASEASAGGDDEAWDIGALADLDVPVLQGLCLTSSKRAWDESDAALSPMDAAMQVAIPEFDGRLITVPFSFKEQGPDDVPVYVADPERAARVAGIAVRHARLKHKPNAEKKLALVFTAYPTKHSRVGNAVGLDTPASAVRVLDALRDAGYSLTEYPDNGDELIHRLIAAGGHDVEWLTEEQLASAPARVPLADYRAWFDRLDPGLRDGMLEAWGEPPGNLYVDGDDIVLASLRFGNVVVMIQPPRGFGENPIAIYHDPDMPPSHHYMAAYRWLENSFGADAVVHMGKHGTMEWLPGKGLGLSSGCAPDAVLGELPLVYPFIVNDPGEGTQAKRRGHATVVDHLVPPMARADTYGDLAKLEQLLDEYALVSDLDPTKAPAVRAQIWTLVKAAELHHDLHVDDQPDDGDFDAFVMHIDGYLCEIKDVQIRDGLHILGGGPEAEPRVNLVLAVLRASQVWGGAANALPGLRAALAGHFGLSEKELLSEPGAPVKVPVELTDLVAGPARTGADAIDLLEQLCRRAAEGMEERGWDGTAVPALVREVLGTELPDAVAVLEFACREVVPRLARTTDEITHILRALDGGYVPAGPSGSPTRGLVNVLPTGRNFYSVDPKAIPSRLSWEVGQSLADSLVQRYLQDTGAYPKSVGLTVWGTSAMRTQGDDIAEILALLGCRPVWDDASRRVTGFEIVSPEELGRPRIDVTVRISGFFRDAFPHVVGLIDDAVRAVAELDEPADLNYVRAHADEDTAGHGDRRRATSRIFGSKPGAYGAGLLPLIDARNWRSDADLAEVYAVWGGYAYGRGLDGRAARGDMETAFRRIAVAAKNVDTREHDLVDADDYFQYHGGMVAMVRHLTGASPEAYVGDSAVPDQVKTRTLGEETHRVFRARVVNPRWMAAMRRHGYKGAFEMAATVDYLFGYDATAGVVDDWMYEKLSAEYVFDAENQDFMKKSNPWALRGITERLLEAADRGLWAEPDADTLERLRATYLELEGDLEGDDQ; the protein is encoded by the coding sequence ATGAGCACAGTGTTGTTGTTGTCGACCGCCGACACCGATCTGCTGGCGGCCCGGGCCTCCGGCGCCGCCTACCGGATCGGCAATCCGACCCGGGTGGACGTCGCGGACGAACTCCCCGCGCTCGTCGAGGGCGCCGACCTCGCCGTCGTACGGCTCCTCGGCGGCAAGCGGGCCTGGGAGGACGGCCTGGCCTTCCTGAAGGCGTCCGGTGTCCCCACCGTGCTGCTCGGCGGCGAGACCGTCCCCGACGCCGAGCTGATGGCCGACTCGTCGGTGCCGGCCGGTGTGGTGGCCGAGGCGCTGCGCTATCTGGTCGAGGGCGGCCCCGAGAACCTCACCGAGCTGGCCCGGTTCCTCTCCGACACCGTGCTGCTGACCGGCGAGGGCTTCGAGGAGCCGCGCAAGATGCCCGAGTACGGCGTCCACGGCGAGCGTGCCTTCGTCGAGGGCCGTCCGACCGTCGGTGTGCTCTTCTACCGCGCCCACCAGCTGGCCGGCAACACGGCCTTCGTCGACACGCTGTGCGACGCGGTCGAGGCGCGCGGCGCCAACGCCCTCGCGGTGTACTGCGGTTCACTGCGCGGCGCCGACAGCGGCCTGTACGAGATCCTCGGCAGGACCGACGCGCTGGTCGCCACCGTGCTCGCGGCGGGCGGCACGCACGCCTCGGAGGCGTCCGCGGGCGGCGACGACGAGGCCTGGGACATCGGCGCCCTCGCCGACCTCGACGTCCCCGTGCTGCAGGGGCTCTGTCTGACCTCGTCGAAGCGGGCCTGGGACGAGTCGGACGCCGCCCTCTCCCCGATGGACGCGGCGATGCAGGTCGCCATCCCGGAGTTCGACGGACGGCTCATCACCGTGCCGTTCTCCTTCAAGGAGCAGGGCCCCGACGACGTCCCGGTGTACGTGGCCGATCCCGAACGGGCCGCGCGCGTCGCCGGGATCGCCGTACGGCACGCCCGGTTGAAGCACAAGCCGAACGCGGAGAAGAAGCTCGCGCTCGTCTTCACCGCGTACCCGACCAAGCACTCACGGGTCGGCAACGCGGTGGGCCTGGACACGCCCGCCTCCGCCGTACGGGTGCTGGACGCGCTGCGGGACGCCGGGTACTCCCTCACCGAATACCCCGACAACGGCGACGAGTTGATCCACCGTCTCATCGCCGCCGGCGGCCACGACGTCGAGTGGCTCACCGAGGAGCAACTGGCCTCCGCACCGGCGCGGGTACCGCTCGCCGACTACCGCGCGTGGTTCGACCGGCTCGACCCCGGGCTGCGGGACGGCATGCTGGAGGCGTGGGGCGAACCGCCGGGCAACCTGTACGTGGACGGCGACGACATCGTCCTGGCGTCCCTGCGGTTCGGGAACGTCGTCGTGATGATCCAGCCGCCCCGCGGCTTCGGCGAGAACCCGATCGCGATCTACCACGACCCGGACATGCCGCCGTCGCACCACTACATGGCGGCCTACCGCTGGCTGGAGAACAGTTTCGGCGCGGACGCCGTCGTGCACATGGGCAAGCACGGCACGATGGAGTGGCTGCCCGGCAAGGGACTCGGGCTCAGCAGCGGCTGCGCGCCCGACGCCGTGCTCGGTGAACTCCCGCTCGTCTACCCCTTCATCGTCAACGACCCGGGCGAGGGCACCCAGGCCAAGCGGCGCGGGCACGCCACCGTCGTCGACCACCTGGTGCCGCCGATGGCGCGCGCCGACACCTACGGCGACCTCGCCAAGCTGGAGCAGCTCCTCGACGAGTACGCCCTCGTCTCCGACCTGGACCCGACGAAGGCCCCGGCGGTCCGCGCGCAGATCTGGACGCTGGTCAAGGCGGCCGAGCTCCATCACGACCTGCACGTCGACGACCAGCCGGACGACGGCGACTTCGACGCGTTCGTGATGCACATCGACGGCTATCTCTGCGAGATCAAGGACGTGCAGATCAGGGACGGCCTGCACATCCTGGGCGGTGGCCCGGAGGCCGAGCCGCGCGTCAACCTGGTCCTGGCGGTGCTGCGGGCCTCCCAGGTGTGGGGTGGCGCCGCGAACGCGCTGCCGGGTCTGCGGGCCGCTCTCGCCGGGCACTTCGGGCTGTCCGAGAAGGAGCTGCTGAGCGAGCCCGGCGCGCCGGTGAAGGTGCCGGTGGAGCTGACGGACCTCGTCGCAGGCCCTGCGCGGACGGGCGCCGACGCGATCGATCTGCTGGAGCAGCTGTGCCGCCGCGCGGCCGAGGGCATGGAGGAACGCGGCTGGGACGGCACGGCCGTGCCCGCTCTGGTGCGCGAGGTGCTGGGCACTGAACTCCCGGACGCCGTCGCGGTGCTGGAGTTCGCCTGCCGCGAGGTCGTGCCGCGGCTGGCCCGGACGACGGACGAGATCACCCACATCCTGCGGGCCCTGGACGGCGGTTACGTCCCGGCCGGTCCGTCGGGCTCGCCGACCCGTGGCCTGGTGAACGTCCTGCCGACCGGCCGCAACTTCTACTCGGTCGACCCCAAGGCGATTCCCTCCAGGCTGAGTTGGGAGGTCGGACAGTCGCTCGCCGACTCGCTGGTGCAGCGGTACCTGCAGGACACCGGCGCGTACCCGAAGTCGGTCGGTCTGACGGTCTGGGGCACGTCCGCGATGCGCACCCAGGGCGACGACATCGCGGAGATCCTGGCGCTGCTGGGCTGCCGCCCGGTCTGGGACGACGCCTCGCGCCGGGTGACCGGTTTCGAGATCGTCTCCCCCGAGGAGCTGGGCCGGCCCCGCATCGACGTCACGGTGCGCATCTCCGGTTTCTTCAGGGACGCGTTCCCGCACGTGGTCGGTCTCATCGACGACGCGGTGCGGGCGGTGGCGGAGCTGGACGAGCCGGCCGACCTCAACTACGTCCGCGCGCACGCCGACGAGGACACCGCCGGGCACGGCGACCGGCGGCGCGCCACCTCGCGCATCTTCGGCTCCAAGCCGGGTGCCTACGGGGCCGGCCTGCTGCCGCTGATCGACGCCCGCAACTGGCGCTCCGACGCGGACCTCGCCGAGGTGTACGCGGTGTGGGGCGGCTACGCCTACGGGCGCGGTCTGGACGGCCGGGCGGCACGCGGCGACATGGAGACCGCGTTCCGGCGCATCGCGGTGGCGGCGAAGAACGTCGACACCCGCGAGCACGACCTCGTCGACGCGGACGACTACTTCCAGTACCACGGCGGCATGGTGGCCATGGTGCGCCATCTGACGGGCGCGAGCCCGGAGGCGTACGTCGGTGACTCGGCCGTGCCCGACCAGGTGAAGACCCGCACGCTCGGGGAGGAGACGCACCGTGTCTTCCGCGCCCGGGTGGTCAACCCGCGCTGGATGGCGGCGATGCGCCGGCACGGCTACAAGGGGGCCTTCGAGATGGCGGCGACCGTCGACTACCTCTTCGGCTACGACGCCACGGCCGGGGTCGTGGACGACTGGATGTACGAGAAGCTCAGCGCGGAGTACGTCTTCGACGCGGAGAACCAGGACTTCATGAAGAAGTCCAATCCGTGGGCGCTGCGCGGGATCACCGAACGGCTCCTGGAGGCCGCCGACCGGGGGCTGTGGGCCGAGCCGGACGCGGACACCCTGGAGCGGCTGCGCGCCACCTATCTGGAGCTCGAAGGCGACTTGGAGGGCGACGACCAGTGA
- a CDS encoding putative cobaltochelatase: MSTPFPFTAVVGQDDLRLALLLNAVSPAVGGVLVRGEKGTAKSTAVRALSVLMPEVDVVAGCRFSCDPDAPDPACPDGPHDGGPYVSRPARTVELPVGASEDRLVGALDIERALAEGVKAFEPGLLADAHRGILYVDEVNLLHDHLVDLLLDAAAMGASYVEREGVSVRHAARFLLVGTMNPEEGELRPQLLDRFGLTVEVAASREPDQRVEVVRRRLAYDDDPDGFAARWADEESAVRARIAAARGLLPSVRLGDAALRQIAATCAAFEVDGMRADIVMARTATALAAWAGRTEVLPEDVRQAALLALPHRRRRNPFDAPGLDEDKLDETLEEFGGSDDDPGPDTEPDPDTDPDPDPDGPGGGGQPPQDGPEGDVPSGDVPAQGEPSQDGKAPAGQGAGEQSPVRAAEPFRTKMLSVPGLGEGAAGRRSRARTEHGRTTGSRRPRGTLTKLHLAATVRAAAPHQRARGRSGPGLVVRRDDLRQATREGREGNLVLFVVDASGSMAARQRMGAVKGAVLSLLLDAYQRRDKVGLVTFRGSAAEVALPPTSSVDAAAVRLESLPTGGRTPLAAGLLRAHEVLRVERLRDAARRPLVVVVTDGRATGGPEPVALAGRAARLFAADQLASVVVDCEAGPVRLGLAGRLADELGGTAVTLDELRADSIAGLVREVQGTSRRAA; encoded by the coding sequence GTGAGTACCCCGTTCCCGTTCACGGCCGTGGTCGGCCAGGACGACCTGCGGCTCGCGCTGCTGCTGAACGCCGTCTCGCCGGCGGTGGGCGGTGTGCTGGTCCGCGGCGAGAAGGGCACCGCCAAGTCCACGGCGGTGCGCGCGCTCTCCGTGCTCATGCCGGAGGTGGACGTCGTCGCCGGGTGCCGCTTCTCGTGCGATCCGGACGCGCCGGACCCCGCGTGCCCGGACGGGCCGCACGACGGCGGCCCGTACGTGTCGCGGCCGGCCCGTACGGTCGAGCTGCCCGTCGGTGCCTCCGAGGACCGGCTCGTCGGCGCGCTCGACATCGAGCGGGCGCTCGCGGAGGGCGTGAAGGCCTTCGAGCCGGGCCTGCTGGCCGACGCGCACCGCGGGATCCTGTACGTGGACGAGGTCAACCTCCTCCACGACCATCTGGTCGACCTGCTGCTGGACGCGGCGGCGATGGGTGCCTCGTACGTCGAGCGGGAGGGCGTCTCGGTCCGGCACGCGGCCCGCTTCCTGCTGGTCGGCACCATGAACCCCGAAGAGGGCGAGCTGCGGCCGCAGTTGCTCGACCGGTTCGGGCTGACCGTCGAGGTCGCGGCCTCCCGGGAGCCCGACCAGCGGGTCGAGGTCGTCCGGCGCAGGCTCGCCTACGACGACGACCCGGACGGCTTCGCCGCGCGATGGGCCGACGAGGAGTCCGCGGTACGGGCGCGGATCGCGGCGGCGCGCGGGCTGCTGCCGTCGGTGCGGCTCGGGGACGCCGCGCTGCGCCAGATCGCGGCGACCTGCGCCGCGTTCGAGGTGGACGGGATGCGGGCCGACATCGTGATGGCGCGGACCGCGACCGCGCTGGCCGCCTGGGCGGGGCGCACCGAGGTGCTGCCCGAGGACGTACGGCAGGCGGCGCTGCTCGCGCTGCCGCACCGGCGCCGGCGCAACCCCTTCGACGCTCCGGGGCTCGACGAGGACAAACTCGACGAGACGCTGGAGGAGTTCGGCGGTTCCGACGACGACCCCGGCCCCGACACGGAACCCGACCCCGACACGGATCCCGACCCCGACCCGGACGGTCCCGGCGGGGGCGGGCAGCCGCCGCAGGACGGTCCGGAGGGCGATGTCCCCTCTGGCGACGTGCCGGCACAGGGCGAGCCCTCGCAGGACGGAAAGGCGCCGGCCGGGCAGGGCGCCGGTGAGCAGTCCCCGGTGCGGGCCGCCGAACCCTTTCGCACGAAGATGCTGAGCGTGCCCGGTCTCGGCGAGGGCGCGGCCGGCCGGCGTTCCCGGGCGCGGACCGAGCACGGCCGGACGACCGGCTCGCGGCGGCCCCGGGGCACGCTCACCAAGCTGCACCTGGCGGCGACCGTACGGGCGGCGGCGCCGCACCAGCGGGCGCGGGGACGCTCGGGTCCCGGTCTGGTCGTACGACGGGACGATCTGCGCCAGGCCACCCGTGAGGGGCGGGAGGGCAACCTCGTGCTGTTCGTGGTGGACGCCTCCGGGTCGATGGCGGCGCGGCAGCGGATGGGCGCCGTGAAGGGTGCGGTGCTGTCCCTGCTGCTCGACGCCTACCAGCGGCGGGACAAGGTCGGTCTGGTGACCTTCCGCGGCTCCGCCGCCGAGGTCGCGCTGCCGCCCACCTCCTCGGTGGACGCGGCCGCGGTGCGGCTGGAGTCGCTGCCCACGGGCGGGCGGACGCCGCTCGCGGCCGGGCTGCTGCGCGCGCACGAGGTGCTGCGGGTCGAGCGGCTGCGGGACGCGGCGCGCCGGCCGCTGGTCGTCGTGGTGACCGACGGACGGGCCACGGGCGGGCCCGAGCCGGTCGCGCTCGCGGGGCGCGCGGCGCGGCTGTTCGCGGCCGACCAGCTGGCCTCCGTGGTCGTGGACTGCGAGGCGGGGCCGGTGCGGCTCGGGCTCGCGGGGCGGCTCGCGGACGAACTGGGCGGGACGGCGGTGACGCTGGACGAGCTGCGCGCCGATTCCATCGCCGGGCTCGTGCGCGAGGTGCAGGGAACTTCGAGGAGGGCCGCGTAA
- the cobO gene encoding cob(I)yrinic acid a,c-diamide adenosyltransferase, with amino-acid sequence MPQGQPSVVPDDGLTTRQRRNRPLLVVHTGVGKGKSTAAFGLALRAWNQGWPIGVFQFVKSAKWKVGEENALRVLGASGEGGSVDWHKMGEGWSWVQRDSQMDNEEKAREGWEQVKRDLAAETYRLYVLDEFAYPMHWGWVDVEEVVSVLRERPGTQHVVITGRNAPEKLVEAADLVTDMSKVKHPMDAGQKGQRGIEW; translated from the coding sequence ATGCCGCAGGGGCAGCCGAGTGTCGTACCGGACGACGGACTGACGACACGTCAGCGGCGCAACCGGCCACTGCTCGTGGTGCACACGGGCGTGGGCAAGGGGAAGTCCACCGCCGCCTTCGGGCTCGCGCTGCGCGCCTGGAACCAGGGGTGGCCCATCGGGGTGTTCCAGTTCGTCAAGTCGGCGAAGTGGAAGGTCGGCGAGGAGAACGCGCTGCGGGTGCTGGGCGCCAGCGGTGAGGGCGGGTCCGTCGACTGGCACAAGATGGGCGAGGGCTGGTCCTGGGTGCAGCGGGACTCCCAGATGGACAACGAGGAGAAGGCCCGGGAGGGCTGGGAGCAGGTCAAGCGGGACCTCGCGGCCGAGACGTACCGGCTGTACGTCCTCGACGAGTTCGCGTACCCCATGCACTGGGGGTGGGTGGACGTGGAGGAGGTGGTCTCGGTGCTGCGGGAGCGGCCCGGGACCCAGCATGTCGTGATCACCGGACGCAACGCCCCCGAGAAGCTGGTCGAAGCCGCCGATCTCGTCACCGACATGTCGAAGGTCAAGCATCCGATGGACGCCGGCCAGAAGGGCCAGAGGGGAATCGAGTGGTGA